From the genome of Mya arenaria isolate MELC-2E11 chromosome 5, ASM2691426v1:
ATCATCGCAACCCACAACAAGCAGCACGCAATCATCGCCACCAACAGCAAGCAGCACACAATCTCTGAATACACAATCATCGCAAACCTCAGCAAGCAGCACGCAATCATCGCAACCCACAACAAGTAGCACACAGTCATCATCACCAACAGCAAGCAGCACACAGTCGTCTCAACCCTCAGCAAGCACCACACAATCATCGCAACCCTCAGCAAGCAGCACACAATCTCAGAGCACACAGTCATCGCAACCCTTAGCAAGCAGCTCACAATCTCAGAATACACAGTCATCGCAAACGACAGTTAGCAGCACGCAGTCTCAGAGAACACAGTCATCGCAACACACAGCAAGCAACACACAATCTCAGAGCACGCAATCATCGCAAACCTCAACAAGCAATACACAATCTCAGAGCACGCAATCATCGCAACCCTCAGCAAGTATCACACAATCTCAGAGCACGCAATCATCGCAACCCTCAGCAAGCAGCACACAATCATCGCAACCCTCAGCAAGTAGCACACAATCTCAGAATACACAGTCATCGCAACCCTCAGCAAGCAGCACACAAACATCGCAACCAACAGCAAGTAGCACACAATACCAGAGCACACAATCATCTCAACCCTCAGCAAGCAGCACACACTCTAAGAATACACAGTCGTCGCAACCCTCAGCAAGCAGCACACAACCATCGCAACCAACAGCCAGCAACACACAATTCCAGAGCACACAATCATCGCAACCCACAGCAAGCAGCACACAATCATCACAACCAACACCAAGCAGCACAAAATCATCGCAGCCCTCAGCACGCAGCACACAGTCATCACAACCAACTGGTTCTGGTAGTTCACTGTCGACTAGTCTCCCAACAACTCAAACATTGTCAACATCTCAGATGATAAGTTCAGTGGGCTCAACAACAGGGTTAGGGAATTTGACAACCTTAGGTAATACTACAGTTGCTCAAACGATGATATCTGGGCAGACACAAAACCCCGCAGTTAGACTTACAACAACTTTACAATCACCTCAACAGACTTCGCAGACAATTACGGGACAATCCACCATTTCGAATGTGTCAACAGCAAGCTCGGGACAACCTATAACAACAACGGCATCATCCATAGTCACAACACATGACCCGTGTAATGACACTCTGGATTGTAAGCTATTGGACACATACTGGCATATTTGTGGAACAATGGCTTCTGCCAAAGGTTGTCTCACGCATTGCGGATACTGTGCTTCTGGTGCGCCCATAACACCGTGTAATGACAAACCTAATGTGGACTGTGCTGTATTTGACAGCTTGTTGGGCATTTGtaaagacaaaaccacagcTACAGCGGCAGGGTGTATAAAGTTCTGTGGTTTTTGTCCATAACACTGATAGTTAGTGTTTGTTAACGGGCACAACAAATGACATAGTGAATTAATAGTTTTAAGTATGGTactaattttgtttaagtcaAATACTTATATATTGCTTTTTCCAGTTGTTTGCATCAACTTGCACGTGTTAATATTGTGTAAACGGTCAGGAAAATGCGTTTGTAGTTTTACTGGATGTGTCAACGTTTACATGTTTCTGTTGTTGATAATATATACAAACGAGcaatgaataaacattttgttttctgaaacactgattttttaaatagaaatgttCTGTGGGGGTTCTTTGATTGTGTAAAAGTAtggaaatgttaatttatttaacaaatccatgaaatattaaaagatcATATAGTCGACGATGGCGAAAATTTGCTCTTTATTCCACGAAAATTAACACAACCTTCATAAGGCCCAAAGTAAATAAATGATCTGTTACTGAATCGAGTGTGTATAATGCTTAACAACATTTCGAAGTCGAAAACGGACAAGGGTTGAATTCGCTAAAATGAGAGCAATAtgttaacttataaataaagaagttatagttattgttaaaacattatgcgtaaaatatattgataaaaaggGCGGAGCGAACGTACCCTGTTGAATAGGTTCAAACTGAGTTTAGAACGTGTTTAAAGCAGGAGGGAAATCCGATTATGACGGCATGTCTGTTAAGTTGTAAATTGTTATTCTTAGCGAATAAGCTTGGTACGTAGGTTATTATTTAAGAGCGGTTACTGCGTTATATGCATGATTGTTGTTTTCCAAAAGCGCTGCAGTTTGTATTCAAGTTCTTATTTAATTACCTGATACCCCTGAGAACAGCGTGTGGTGAAGTTTTAACGGttatatgaaatcattttatgGGCATGCAATTATGCAAAACTTGAACCGAATTCGTAACTTCCACACAAATGAGttactataatatattatatttgcgcaaattctaagttgaaaaatGTACACAACAGAAATAGTTGTTACGTAATCAAAGTTGAACATTACATGTTTTCCATGGTGTTAAACGTCTTAGTTGAAAAAGGGCCATTACTCCGGCATTAATTGGTggtgtttaaagtgacactcgtattaaaaaccaatacatacacacgtATTACAGACATAaactttgagtgataaacctttaactgcttactaaataatttatggaaaatattaattactgataacaagattgagaacgtgtatttaatagctgaaaacacacaaatattaaataactggtgggtcctaaaatattaacagtgatcaactatcgtctcattaggtagaaaaaccgtgtgtgtttttcaaattaaacacggtatcctgcGTAAGAACCAtcgttttcgatatttattcatcgtttTCGGTATATTGAATCCATTGTTATAATTCTGGTACATCGTATTTGGAAGAAAGAGTGCGAAGTTGGCCTGTTTTTATAGTGCTCaacatgtgtattaaatattattcaaattcgtTAACCTGTTCATGAGTAATTGTCCGGACATCCGCAAATTGTCAGTTGAAATGGGACATTGTCCGTCCAGAATTACTGATTCGTTACCAAAGGCGTCCTTGACCTGTTTTAATGGTGTTTAACGTCTATACCAACACTCATTTGAATCAGTCACCCTTTTCCGGACACCGTATATTTGgcaaattctaagttgaaaagaTCGGTACTAAAATTCAGCTCGACTTGTATTTTATGTCcttatatcatttaaatccGTCAACTTTTTAATGAGGTATTGTTCGGACGGTCACGCGACAGtgcgataacgaaaacgcgataatacgacagtacgattatgataatgcaataaactatcgtgttttcaccatcgtactttcgcgttttcaccatcgtattaTCGTGATTTAGCgtttttcatcatcgtattatcgtactgtcgcgttttcattatcgtactgtcgtgttttcatcatcgtactatcgcgttttcatcaccgtactgtcgtgtattcatcatcgtactatcgcgttttcgtcttcgtactgtcgtgttttcgccatcgtactatcgcgttttcgttatcgtactgtcgcgttttcatcatcgtactatcgcgttttcaccatcgtagtttcgtgatttcgccgcggttttcatcatcgtactatcgagtatcgcgtttcagatcaacacattcataggcgatggccctaacggcattccgtagaAAACGGACCATTATTCAGTCAAAAAACAGCGGTATGTATTCAAAGTTTAACTGAACTGGTAATGTATGTTATTGTCAGAGCATGACCGACCGTACCGACCTTTCGACGAACAGACCGACCAACTCTACCCCACACCACTCCCTAAACTTTGTTTTGTAGTGGTGTTGCAAATAATATCAATTGGCCATGATACGCTATCGATGAAATGCTATTCTAAGTactaattatgtttatatattcttattattttctttataaagagACATATAGAGCTACTGACGTGAAAAACCGTTTTACTCTATCTACCGATTTGTCTATACACCAgcctttaaatagtaacattaaTCATATGGAAATTCCTTCTTTCGATTTCGTTAATACATTGACTGCTCCTGTTTAAGGTGTTATTGTTCTGATCACATGGTTGTTATAACCCATGatctaaataaatcttgaagTATTGAAATCTTGTAAGTATATTCAATCTCATAACTAACAGTAAACAATACTTAACTGATAATCAGTTGTTTACAAAAGCTCTGACATCATCAGTCTGTAAGTGTTTTATAGTATGCCCTTAGTAATAATCTTCCTTAACTCTCTTTTAATAcgtagtattttattttattttatcaaagctGGAAACGTTAATCGGGTATGATGAACATTATATAACGCCCTGTTAAAACaacactctcacagactgaccgttttgacaactttttattactttttagctaaccagagcacgaagtgctcaagatgagctattgtgatcggtctttgtccgtcgtccgtccgtcaacaattgcataaaaacatctctcctgaaactaccaggccaaatttaatgaaacttcacaggaagcttccttgggtgtccctctacaaaatACACCAAGGGGTCACgatgataaacaacaacaacaacatcaagaaAATGGCCAACTTTCtagtttgctttaaaaaaacatctcctctaaaactaccagtccacattcaattaaactttacaggaaacttccttgggtgtccctctacaaatatacaacaaggggtcacgattgatcaacaacaacaactacatcAGAATTGCTGACTTCCTGTTTCTgcttaaaaaaacccatctcctctgaaacaactagtccaaattcaatgaaactttacaggaagctttcttggTTTACCCTCTACGAAtttacaacaaggggtcacgattgatcaaaaacaacaacaacaacaacaaaatgtccaacttcctgttttgcttaaaaaaaacatctcatcTAAAACTAcctgtccaaattcaatgaaacattACAGGAAGCTACCTTGGGTAACCtgctacaaaaatacaacaaggggtcgcgattgaccaacaacaaaaaatggccaacttactgttttgctttaaaaaacatccccactgaaactaccaggccaatttcactgaaactttacaggaagcttctttgcatgaccctctacataaatacaacaaggcattgagattgatcaacaacaacaacaaaatggctgacttactgttttgcttttaaaaaataaaaatctctgaaactgcCAGGCCAAATTctatgaaactttacaggtaacttcattgcatgaccctttacaaatataaaacaaggcatcgtcatcagtaaagatatgtttaaaattgtaacatttttattaatgcattatcaCAGAGatgtggccctttgcttaggtgagcgtttaagggccatcatggccctcttgttttcgtcttggaatgagccaaattttgcataaatgccTTTAACCAAGTGAAATAAGAAGGCAGTCTGATCGTAGTTTTCTTATTTATGGTCGAATATGGGATGTGTTATGGCTTatatgttactaacggtttaagaaatttTTGGCTTCTTTTCAAACTATTGAGATATGCATTATTGTAAGTTATCTTCCACAGTGAAAAAGTCGATCGAAggacaaaacaaattaatattttaaatcttaattttgtattttgttttaaggttCAATAATTAGCAAGCATAATGCATACATCTGTTGCAACAAGTTCAGgtgtaattaggagttgagcaaatttaacgaaatcatatattttttttatcagattttggatcaaaaagcatttgcagTTTATTTCGGAAAGGTCTGTTGACATTATAAGTATGTCTTTAAGTCAAAATGGCACATACTACCTAATCAACAATGACTTGTGGTTTCTCGGTGGCACAATTTCAAATAagacaaaaatgcaaatgctttttgattaaAAATCAGACAAACTTTATGTTAGTTTGGGTTACATATTGTCCAAAAACAGGTAAGATAGTTAGGCGTTTTCAATTCTTATATGTATCCTTGATTAGgctttatgtaaaatatttattgtcattattcGGCAATGACGTTAAAGAAATCTTAAGTATAAactttaagggttttaaaactacatattaGAGCACACACTTCATTTTTAAGCCTACTTAAGTTCAATGGACCCTATATAGTTGATTAAGGGAGTTGACattttgaacataataataaaaggaGTAATCAAACGTATAGCTAATGTAGTTTATGAAGATAACACATATTTAAGTACATCCGCATCTTGTTTACAGTTTGGCTTTTAACAACGACTAAGTGATGTTATTCGATATAAATATTGGAGACACACCATTCTTGATcctttttttatcacattttagACCACCAAAATGACATCTGAACCGGACTTGAATGTGATTGTCGAGCAGATAGGGAGGTTAGAAATTGAACCCGACCGGCGTGGTATAAACCCCAATAAAGAAGAACTTTCCGATCTAGAATCTTCCTCACTATCGTTGGATGGAAAAACAAGCTTATTGTCAGACAGCAGCCTCGCACCACGTGGTCCAACTAGGAAAAACAGACAAAGTGTACAGTCAACACCATACCGTGTTAGCCAAACTCGATCAAAAGGGTCACTGTCTATCGCGGATGAAATTATTGATATGCAAGAACAGTATAGTAATGCCCATCCACGCGGTAACTTGTTACCCGATACACAGTCTGATATAAATCCATGGTCTTATATGTCGCAACAAAATCAGACGAGCAAAAATACTGGTACTGAAAACGAGGATGTGTCTTTTATTGATGAGCTTTTGTTTCCCACACATACTTTTGAAGGCATCAACTCTTCTCCTTCACCAAGTTTTACACCAAGTCCAGAGATAAactgtttttctgaaaaaacaTGTCCTACAATGAGTTTTGCGTTTGGTCAAGACTTCAATTTTGGTGACGGAAGTGATGATTTAAAACTTATTGATGAACTTATTAACGAAGATATCGTTAGCAAAGCACAATCTGGTGTCACAAGTGATTCAGACTTGCATCCTTATGTAGAGTATCTACAGCGTGATGATATTAGATTACAGCAAAAATCCAACTTGACAAATGCAGAGGGAAAAAACCAAGAGGAGTCTTTCTTTGAAAAGCCTGACAACATCCCCTTGTTGCTATCACCAACTCCTGccatttatcaaaatgtaaatgttggaAATATGCTAAACCAAAATTCACAATTGGAGATTTGCCCACCATTTTCTTCGACATTCAATACAAATGTTACATCAACCCAGATCGATTCGACTAGATTCGGTTCGGATCTACAAAAAAAAGCTCAAAATGACAGCAGTTGGGCACAAGGTTGTTTTGCTGCACATATGGGTACGCCAGTTCTAAAACAAACTAGCTTTAATTCAGATATCTGTCCAAAACTACCTATGCAAGAAACGCATTACAATATACCTTCTAGTATAAATGAGATTTCAAGAGGCAACACAGTGACTTCCTTTCATGATCTTATGCAATGCGGAAACCAGAGTGCTGTCTCAAGTACTACCCAGCCGAGTCCGGTGAATAGTCAGCCAGTGCAGCAGAATATTCAATCATATCCAATAGCACTGAACCGGTTAGACATACAGCCAATTCAACAGAATCAACCTCGTATTCAACTGTCACATTACACACATAATCAGCCAATTAGGCCTATACTACCGAAGCCACTGCAATcggaaaatgcaaataaaacccAAAGACTGCAGTCGACACCTAAACACAGTCCTGTTCCAAGAGACAAGCGTGCCCCCTCAACACGAAGTGTTGGCAAAAGTGAGTAAAGTTTGGTTATCTTTTATCTTAAATACGTGTTAACGTTATGCTGTCAAGCACCCATCCAGATCCAAATTGTCATTATCAGCATTCGACATTGTGtccaaaatacatttcaaattaaGCATTCTcagtttttttaaagtaatattgTGTGACTTAGATCTGTGTGAACTTGATTTatgtataaatacaaacatgaatgACCTTATGCATGTGTAAGAATGACATGttgtatatatgaaataaacctatgtgcatgtaaaatgtatgaaaaaagtAAAGTAAATATAGTGGTATGTTGTTATCAATGTGAATAATGTAAAAGTCAGCCTCAGCATTAATTGGGTATGTAGTCAAGAACTAAAGGCGTATCCGTTCTTTCAGATGTACAGAAAGAGGCGAAGTCTAGGCGCGATGTCAGCAAACTCACTACAGGAGATTTAGAGTATGAGGTCCAAGAGAAAGGAGACACCATTGTTCATGGATACGCCTGCCTAAACCCACCCAATCATTATCTTCTAAAAGCTTT
Proteins encoded in this window:
- the LOC128233679 gene encoding uncharacterized protein LOC128233679 produces the protein MTSEPDLNVIVEQIGRLEIEPDRRGINPNKEELSDLESSSLSLDGKTSLLSDSSLAPRGPTRKNRQSVQSTPYRVSQTRSKGSLSIADEIIDMQEQYSNAHPRGNLLPDTQSDINPWSYMSQQNQTSKNTGTENEDVSFIDELLFPTHTFEGINSSPSPSFTPSPEINCFSEKTCPTMSFAFGQDFNFGDGSDDLKLIDELINEDIVSKAQSGVTSDSDLHPYVEYLQRDDIRLQQKSNLTNAEGKNQEESFFEKPDNIPLLLSPTPAIYQNVNVGNMLNQNSQLEICPPFSSTFNTNVTSTQIDSTRFGSDLQKKAQNDSSWAQGCFAAHMGTPVLKQTSFNSDICPKLPMQETHYNIPSSINEISRGNTVTSFHDLMQCGNQSAVSSTTQPSPVNSQPVQQNIQSYPIALNRLDIQPIQQNQPRIQLSHYTHNQPIRPILPKPLQSENANKTQRLQSTPKHSPVPRDKRAPSTRSVGKNVQKEAKSRRDVSKLTTGDLEYEVQEKGDTIVHGYACLNPPNHYLLKALLERLKQEHMIDIINRKNKKNQTALYCAVRLDYDKVVKTLIEFGADPNIKAQNGDEQSAAIHHAAMSGTTKTLLALLEADKISIDLDNGLGQTALHCAIIAQKEKGIPRRDVMEKLLQKGANYQSQDKFGRTPLIYCVLKKQMDLLKILLNHIEPDRQIAAKNMKDHFDKSAKDYAEEMKDSDDMDYSNVLLHSPR